aataaaaaataatttttaaaaacaaattttagaaaatatagcTAAATGGACCTTTGTTTTTTCTAAGAATATCTTaggttcattttaatttttgaaatcaaataaaaattaggaagaAAGGaagatatgataaaaaaattatgtatgaGTCTTTAAGGGTTATTTTcactctatttttttatttcaattttttttcgaaaaaaaatagaatgaataatttcaaaatatataaatttttgtattatttttatttttctcctaatcaccaaattaaaaaaaaatatatcagttttataaatttttttgttcatttattatGATTTCAAGATTCAAATTgaataaagatttaaaatataGCTAATGTAGTATCTATTTACATAAAtgttttagtttctattttaaaaaatatatcataataaaaaaattaaataaaacaaactctaagataTATTAGGCATCAATTAAATTAAGTTCATTTAgtaacaaataaatcaatcaaaattgtGTAATGTATATTCTAAAAGGCCATATAAAAATACCCACTttacatgattttattttaaagatgaATGATAATTAACTTCATTtcctaagaaaaaaataaaacaaaaaatgaaaaataaaaggcaAAAGTTTCTCCCACTTCCCATGCTATGCtcacaaaataagaaaaaaatgaaaaggtaaCAATgattagaaaaggaaaattattatcCTATCACTTGTAGTTTgtcaaattaataataattacaaaaaagGTATTAGCttacaaaatcaaagaaaataataattactaaAGGAAATTTACCATAgcatgattttttaattaagaagGTGTACATAATTCAAAGAAATAATGATGTGATATAAGCAATTTTATGATACCATCATAGAacattacaaaataaatgaatgttttgacttgaagtgaaaaaaattaattacttttggtttttaaaaatagaaaagcatGTAAATAAGATTGTGATTACTTAATTATTAgtacttaattattattttgttaagtaattataattttaagctAACCAATGCATATTCTAAGGTCATAGTTTATATGACATATCATAAAGATGAATGATaactttgtttaaaaaatagggaaaaaaaagagacaAGTTTAGGAAAATTACTATCTCTAGCTTTAGCATGCGAAAAGTACAAGTtgtaattggaaaaaaattgttattatttttagcttacaaaattacaaaaagacaATAATAATTACAAAAGCAAGATTTAATTTAACATGTTTTATGATTAATAACGTAGACTTAACGGGTGTTTTGACTTGATGCGAAAAAGGTTAATTACAACATGGATAGaagatatatgtatatataagtACAATATATACCatgaataatcattttttataaaagtatactaaccatttttttatttttgtcgagaaaaattaaatttaccaattttactaatatatattaaatttaagttgAAGCCTCGATTgtcaattaaaatttcaattagaaaataaagtCTTAATTACCAATTGagatttcattttctaattgaaatttcaattgaCAATtacgattttatttttaaattaaaactcTAATTGTccattaaggttttattttaaattaattgattaaaatgaatgaaacaaTACCTAAATTTGTGAATTTAACTATTctcatgcatttttttaaaaaaaaataacttattttggatataaatatcattttccattttaagtatttatatataggttttaaaagaaagggttatttttttttaaaaaaaataaaagtatttttatcaaaataagactaaaaaatggataaaaggttagttttaaaatttgggttttcaaaaacccttttaatcaaataacccttttatttttatgagaataTGATGTGGTACTCAAGTGAGTAAAAAGAAATCATAttgaatataagttttaaaagcaGTAAAAGGTATATTTTCATGGTTGGATGAGCCATTTTGAACTAAAATTCGAATGGATTTTGGATACAACCCAAAATtcaataaaacatatttatgagTATAGCCATTATTTGGATTTAATTTGGAGTatgaaagaattaaataataggATTGGATATGATCCGTAGGTGAATGGAGATCCTGTGGGACGCGTGAGGAAAGAACATCATCCACTCGCCGCGTTGAAATTGATAGCCTTTTCTTATAGTATGCTTATATATTACACTCACAAAGCATGCGTCAAATAAGCCAACACTTGCCACAGTAAAAACATGTCGGTGAATAACTCAACACTCCCTTCCCCCATTTTGCCTCctgcttcattttttttaccacCAATAACTACTTGAGTAATGATGTAAATATGGGATGTTTTGGGGGGTGTTTATGTCGTATTTTGACGAGGATTTATTTGATGTGTGTGAGGCAGATTGAGTTTGAAGTCAACGGCGGAAAATGAATAATTGGAGGACCGTtttgatgtttatttttattttcccgCTTTTTTCAACCCAGGCCGCAACAAGAAACCCGACCGACCACTTAAATTAAACCCCGTAGAATTTTGAAAACCTCAGTCAAATCCTTGCCAAACATGCGTTCCCTTTATTTTCTTCTGTGACTCCACGCCACAGCTTCATCATCTATATATTCTTCCAGCTTTCTGGCCTTTCTTTACTCTTCATTGGAATTCCACTCTCTCTTCTGCTCCCTTTGCCCTCTGCGGTAGCTCCATTTTCTTCATTCTCAAACTTGTTTGTCATTTCGGGGCTCCAATGGCCTCCACATTAAACATGCCTCATCTGAGTGCAAACCCAGTTGCCTTCTCGGGAGGTGGAGGTGGGCTTCGGTTGGCTTCCTCCCGGCAGGTTTCCATGAAAAGGAACAACACCGACATGAGTATGGGGACTAGGAGGAGTGTTGCTGCTTCTGTAATTGCGACAGGGCGGGTGTCCAGGAGTATTGAGACCAGCTCCGGTTTGGCTGATGTTTGGAGGGAGATTCAGGGTTGCAACAACTGGGAAGATCTTGTGGAGCCCTTGGACTCACTTCTCCGCAACGAGATAATCCGGTATGGGGAGTTTGTGACCGCGTGTTATAAAGCATTTGACCTTGATCCCAACTCGAAGCGGTACTTGAATTGCAAGTACGGGAAGCAGAACTTGTTGAGAGAAGTTGGGATGGAGAAATCCGGTTATGAAGTCACCAAGTACATCTACGCAACTCCCGACATCAATATTCCGATCCAAAATGGGGCTAGTTGTGGCCGCTGGATCGGATACGTTGCTGTGTCATCGGACGAAGAAACTAAGAGACTAGGGAGAAGAGATGTACTCATAACTTTCCGAGGCACAGTTACTAACCACGAGTGGATCGCAAACCTCATGAGTTCACTCACTCCAGCACGGCTAGACCCCCATAATCCGCGCCCAGATGTAAAAGTGGAGGCTGGGTTTCTGAGCTTGTACACTTCAGATGAAAGTGATAGCAAGTTTGGGCTGGAGAGCTGTCGGGAACAACTTCTTTCTGAAGTTTCTCGGCTATTAAACCAGTACAAAGGCGAGGAACTGAGCATAACTTTGGCAGGGCACAGCATGGGGAGTTCATTAGCACTTCTTCTTGCTTATGATATCGCGGAGCTTGGATTGAATAGAGATCATTCAAGTCGAGAAATACCCATTACTGTTTTCTCATTCGGAGGCCCAAGGGTTGGGAATTCAAGCTTCAAGGAACGCTGCGAAGAATTGGGACTGAAGGTGCTAAGAGTAGTGAATGTCAACGACCCCATCACAAAGCTACCCGGGATCGTCTTCAATGagaattttagggttttgggaggGCGATATGAGTTCCCTTGGAGCTGCTCATGTTATGCTCATGTAGGTGTGGAAGTAGTCCTCGACTTCTTCAAGATGGAAAACCCTTCATATGTTCATGATTTGGAAAGCTACATCAACCTACTGAAATGTCCCCAAAGAGTTCAGGTTCAAAAGGATGGCCCTGATTTCCTGAGCAAAGCAAGAGAGTGGCTCTTGGGTACACAGAATTTTAACCCTCTGCCATGGAGGAACGCTGCAAGCAATATGGTGAACTTGGTTCAATCTCAAAGGACATGAAGTCCCTGATAACGGTTTGGGGATATTGGATGAACTCTTCAGCCATGTACAGGTTTTAAATTGGCAGAGGGGATTGTCCATTAACATAGGGATACAGTGGTTAGACTGTacacaaaatcattttttcataacCTTCATATATATGATCATAGAACAACTATGATTTTGTAATCTGTAACTAATTAATGCAGTAGATATAAGATCAACTATTTCGACTGATCTTATAGATTCTGATTTATGcgttgatttctttttctttgagcCCCAAAGATAACTTAAGCTATCAGATTGGTGAGGAGATAAAACTGAATATAGTCATAGGTTTCATTCCTTTAAATTGATGTTCTAGAGTCTTCCTAATGGAAATGCATATTCTAGCTGGAGAGGCATGCACTGCATATTTCTGCACAATCAATCTCTCAGTACAAGAAATCCGCTGGGTCAAATTAATTCATGATCATCGGTTGTCCATGAAAATCGGAAACTGTTAAGATTGAATTCTTGGTTTGCAGCCAACTAATGCTGCctatttttcttctgtttttccAACAAAATTCCAACTTGCCAATCTGGTGAATGTACAAAGACAGCGAAAGTCAGCAGATCATCTGATAAATTTACATTATAGTTTAGGTCTACATTAACATCATCATCATTCACAGTACAGCAATATTCCACTTTCCACagagttttttcaaatatttcatctAAAGGATTGAGTATGAAAGGTAACAACCTTTTCCACCAGAGCccaaaatgatataaaattagGTGACATACCAAGGAAGAATAATTTATCattcattaatattttagaGTCAGCCTGCAATGCCATGGTGAAAAATGAAACTGCATTAATAACAGTGATATATAAGGTGGAAATTAGATCATGAAAACCAATTAAGAGCaaatttaaatggaaaaaagtcCAATGATGTTACATATTTGATGTCGAGCTTGGTCATAACATGAGGTATTTTGCAGAAAGTTCAGCAGATTTCTTTTTCCATAGCGGCTAAAACCTCCATAATGATAAGTGGTTTAGAGAAAATGGACAGAAGCTTCATCCATCTTTAGTCAATTACCATCAACATATGGTTAGCTATGTATTAAGGATCGTACTTCATTGGGTCTTTGAAAGATATCTCTGTGGAATTAATGGAGAATCTGTAAAGATACTGAGAATTTCCTATCTTTTGAATTAAGAGTGAACTGTGGTAGGGATTCAAATGAGTCTACAAGCTGgtatataaaatgataattgaaACCATGTACCTAGTCCAAATTCATTGTATATATggattgaaaatcaacattataaTAAAAGGTTTTACTAGGAGTACTGGTACTGCATTTCCATGTAATTGCTATTACATCGACATACCTTGTACGTCTTTATATCACTGTTGCATACTTACCTCACATAATATTAGATATGATCCTCTATGATTACTTCTTAAGATCACTacaatcaataagaaagtcaTATATTCACAGACATGCGCTATTTCCATCAAACTTGCTTTGATGATCACACGAACTAGTCTACTAATTCCAAATGAAATGGAACTTTGAACGGTGATTCCAACTGCACACAGTATGATGGCATTTGAATTGGCTTTGTTTGGAAAGTCAACTTGCATTATTTGATTGTAGGAAATGTAgcataaaaacacttttctcaCCCCATGAGATCTTCACAACGTGTATAACTAGCCATGAGGAAAAAAACATAATAGCAGTTGA
This region of Vitis vinifera cultivar Pinot Noir 40024 chromosome 5, ASM3070453v1 genomic DNA includes:
- the LOC100242894 gene encoding galactolipase DONGLE, chloroplastic, which produces MASTLNMPHLSANPVAFSGGGGGLRLASSRQVSMKRNNTDMSMGTRRSVAASVIATGRVSRSIETSSGLADVWREIQGCNNWEDLVEPLDSLLRNEIIRYGEFVTACYKAFDLDPNSKRYLNCKYGKQNLLREVGMEKSGYEVTKYIYATPDINIPIQNGASCGRWIGYVAVSSDEETKRLGRRDVLITFRGTVTNHEWIANLMSSLTPARLDPHNPRPDVKVEAGFLSLYTSDESDSKFGLESCREQLLSEVSRLLNQYKGEELSITLAGHSMGSSLALLLAYDIAELGLNRDHSSREIPITVFSFGGPRVGNSSFKERCEELGLKVLRVVNVNDPITKLPGIVFNENFRVLGGRYEFPWSCSCYAHVGVEVVLDFFKMENPSYVHDLESYINLLKCPQRVQVQKDGPDFLSKAREWLLGTQNFNPLPWRNAASNMVNLVQSQRT